Proteins found in one Ischnura elegans chromosome 11, ioIscEleg1.1, whole genome shotgun sequence genomic segment:
- the LOC124168509 gene encoding 40S ribosomal protein S29: protein MGFQNIWYSHPRKYGQGSRSCRSCANRHGLIRKYGLNICRQCFREYAADIGFKKLD from the exons ATGGGTTTCCAAAATATCTGGTACTCTCACCCTAGGAAATATGGACAAGGATCTAGATCCTG TCGATCCTGTGCTAATAGGCATGGTCTCATTAGGAAGTACGGCTTGAATATTTGCCGACAGTGCTTCAGAGAATATGCTGCAGACATAGGATTTAAGAAG cttGATTAA